One window of the Azospirillum sp. TSH100 genome contains the following:
- a CDS encoding efflux transporter outer membrane subunit → MTHRLIPFAAPLAAPIAAALLLAGCSLVPDFALPDPPVPAAWPDGPAYRTPPATSVSATAPAGADPARSADAIGWREVMRDPKLQKLIETALANNRDLRVAMLNVQSAEADYRAQRGDLFPTISGSGSASWSRVPAATTSAGSALGKTAGVESRSYSAGIGFTSYELDLFGRVRALTEQAFEQYLGYDETRRSTQISLVAQVATGYLTLLADRSLLELTRQTLDSQNASYQLTRKSFDAGNATELTLRQAQTSVDSARANLALYTRQVAQDENALALLLGQPLPPEIASGASLDAQPVLTDLPAGLPSSVLLRRPDVMAAEHNLRAANADIGAARAAFFPSLTLTAKAGTASSGIQSLFGAGSSNWSFAPSLSIPIFSAGVNEANLDLAKARKDIQVATYEKTVQTAFREVADSLAARSTYDDQIAAQQSLVDAYARSYQLSEMRFRSGADNYLTTLDAQRSLYSAQQTLISLKAARLENLVTLYKVLGGGWQ, encoded by the coding sequence ATGACCCACAGATTGATTCCCTTCGCCGCCCCTCTCGCCGCTCCCATCGCCGCCGCGCTGCTGCTGGCCGGCTGTTCGCTGGTGCCCGACTTCGCCCTGCCCGACCCGCCGGTTCCGGCCGCCTGGCCGGACGGGCCGGCCTACCGGACCCCGCCCGCCACATCCGTATCCGCCACGGCGCCCGCGGGCGCCGATCCGGCGCGCTCCGCCGACGCCATCGGCTGGCGCGAGGTGATGCGCGATCCCAAGCTGCAAAAGCTGATCGAGACCGCGCTGGCGAACAACCGCGACCTGCGTGTCGCCATGCTCAACGTCCAGTCGGCGGAGGCCGATTACCGCGCCCAGCGCGGCGACCTGTTCCCGACGATCTCCGGCAGCGGGTCCGCCAGTTGGTCGCGCGTGCCGGCCGCGACGACATCCGCCGGCTCGGCGCTGGGCAAGACGGCGGGGGTGGAATCGCGCTCCTACAGCGCCGGGATCGGCTTCACCTCTTACGAACTGGATCTGTTCGGCCGCGTGCGCGCGCTGACCGAACAGGCGTTCGAGCAGTATCTCGGCTATGACGAGACGCGGCGCAGCACCCAGATCTCGCTGGTGGCGCAGGTGGCGACCGGCTATCTGACCCTGCTCGCCGACCGTTCGCTGCTGGAGCTGACCCGGCAGACGCTGGACAGTCAGAACGCCTCCTATCAGCTGACGCGCAAGAGCTTCGATGCGGGCAACGCCACCGAACTGACCCTGCGGCAGGCGCAGACCTCGGTGGACAGCGCGCGGGCCAATCTCGCGCTCTACACCCGGCAGGTGGCGCAGGACGAGAATGCGCTGGCCCTGCTGCTGGGCCAGCCCCTGCCGCCGGAGATCGCCTCCGGCGCATCGCTGGATGCCCAGCCGGTGCTGACCGACCTGCCGGCGGGCCTTCCCTCCAGCGTCCTGCTGCGCCGCCCGGACGTGATGGCGGCCGAGCACAATCTGCGGGCGGCCAACGCTGACATCGGGGCGGCCCGCGCCGCCTTCTTCCCGTCGCTGACGCTGACCGCCAAGGCCGGCACCGCCTCCTCCGGCATCCAGTCGCTGTTCGGCGCCGGCTCCTCCAACTGGAGCTTCGCCCCGTCGCTCAGCATCCCGATCTTCTCGGCCGGCGTGAACGAGGCGAACCTCGACCTTGCCAAGGCCAGGAAGGACATCCAGGTGGCGACCTACGAGAAGACGGTGCAGACCGCCTTCCGCGAGGTGGCAGACTCGCTGGCCGCCCGCAGCACCTATGACGACCAGATCGCGGCGCAGCAGTCCCTCGTCGATGCCTACGCCCGTTCCTACCAGCTGTCGGAGATGCGGTTCCGCAGCGGCGCCGACAATTACCTGACGACCCTGGATGCGCAGCGCTCGCTCTATTCGGCACAACAGACGCTGATCTCGCTGAAGGCCGCGAGGCTGGAGAATCTCGTCACCCTCTACAAGGTCCTGGGCGGAGGCTGGCAGTAG